The proteins below come from a single Parageobacillus toebii NBRC 107807 genomic window:
- the recU gene encoding Holliday junction resolvase RecU: MMFKYPGGKTYETKQINKPIHPFQTNYGNRGMTLEEDLNATNEYYREHGIAVIYKKPTPVQIVRVDYPKRSAAVIKEAYFKQASTTDYNGVYRGKYIDFEAKETKNKTSFPLKNFHEHQIHHMQQVLRHGGICFVILRFTTLNEVYLLDANHLIMFWEQQRSGGRKSIPKREIERYGHYIALGYQPRIDYISVVEKVYFSH, from the coding sequence ATTATGTTTAAATATCCTGGAGGCAAAACGTATGAAACAAAACAAATAAACAAGCCGATTCATCCATTTCAGACAAACTACGGAAATCGGGGAATGACGCTAGAAGAAGATTTGAATGCAACAAACGAATATTACCGCGAACACGGGATTGCCGTCATTTATAAAAAACCGACGCCGGTGCAAATCGTTCGTGTCGACTACCCAAAACGAAGTGCCGCAGTCATTAAAGAAGCATATTTTAAACAAGCATCCACCACTGACTACAACGGTGTATATCGTGGGAAATACATTGATTTTGAAGCAAAAGAAACGAAAAATAAAACATCGTTTCCATTAAAAAATTTCCATGAACACCAAATTCATCATATGCAACAAGTATTGCGGCACGGGGGAATTTGTTTTGTCATTTTGCGTTTTACTACACTGAATGAAGTTTATCTTCTTGATGCGAACCATTTGATTATGTTTTGGGAACAACAACGATCAGGAGGAAGAAAATCCATCCCGAAACGAGAAATCGAACGGTACGGCCATTACATTGCACTTGGCTACCAACCGAGAATTGATTATATTAGTGTAGTAGAAAAAGTCTACTTTTCTCATTAA
- a CDS encoding PBP1A family penicillin-binding protein codes for MSGEYRSRVERKQASKRAKQKKAKKQKGTSLFKKLTVAVLLFMMIGMVGGIATFAYFIKDAPPFDEAKIKDPLSSTVYDMNGRKVAELGGYKRTYISYKDIPKVLENAVLATEDVRFYKHHGVDFIRLAGAVVANIKEGFGAEGGSTITQQVAKLTFLSQEKTLKRKAQELWLSLRLEQKYSKQEILEMYLNKVYYSDSIYGVARAAEYYFGKTDLKDLTLPEAALLAGMPQSPNNYNPYDHPEAAKKRRDLVLSLMAKHGFITKEEAEKAKQVPIKSMLVERKKHDNSIPYDSFIDEVIKEVTDQANVNVFEDGLKIYTTLDQDAQKHVEDLLNSDTLFTDKKDLQSAIALVDTKTGEIRALGGGRHREKVTFGFNYAIQPVGQPGSSIKPILDYGPAIEYLKWSTAHQIVDEPYSYSNGKPIRNADRKYLGPMTIRYALAKSRNIPALKALQAVGKERAKEFANRLGMGLDEVHEAYAIGGLENRVSPLQMAGAYSAFGNNGVYIKPHAVTKIVFPDGTEMNLKPKPKKVMKDYTAYMITDMLKSVVQYGTGTLANVPGLHVAGKTGTTNYPSEVARKYGLSERAVPDSWFVGYTPNYTAAVWTGFSKRSSTADLSQYEQKISRLLFKQVISYVDDGGSDFKMPNSVVKLPIKKGTNPPKLASKYTPESEISYECFVRGTEPTETAKDEPETLPSVTNLQAAYNAETNSISVSWNYSNDNAIFEVRIKNDKGEQNVVTTREKAITVNNPTPGTYTFAVYAKDGKIQSKPALTSVRVPGEEQNQQGEENQDQTSPSDQTNQGENIEQQPNENNNNGTNEDSNNNDNSNNNGNSDGTTSPTPPSTNPTTPPPQNNNNNGGGNNGNTPPNNGGNNGNTPPNGANNGNTHNTQHNNAIGTNPYRSNVIKQESEN; via the coding sequence ATGTCTGGTGAATATCGTTCTCGTGTGGAACGAAAACAAGCATCCAAGCGAGCAAAGCAAAAGAAAGCGAAAAAACAAAAAGGTACATCGCTCTTTAAAAAATTAACGGTTGCTGTCTTATTGTTCATGATGATAGGAATGGTGGGAGGAATTGCCACATTTGCCTATTTCATTAAAGATGCGCCGCCGTTTGATGAAGCAAAAATTAAAGACCCTTTATCGTCCACTGTTTATGACATGAATGGCCGTAAAGTGGCGGAGCTCGGCGGTTACAAACGAACCTATATTTCTTATAAAGATATTCCAAAAGTGTTAGAAAACGCTGTTTTGGCGACAGAAGACGTTCGCTTTTACAAGCATCACGGCGTGGATTTTATCCGGCTTGCCGGCGCTGTTGTTGCTAACATAAAAGAAGGGTTTGGGGCCGAAGGCGGAAGCACGATCACTCAGCAAGTCGCCAAACTTACTTTCTTATCACAGGAAAAAACGTTAAAACGAAAAGCGCAAGAATTATGGCTTTCCCTTCGTTTGGAACAAAAGTATTCGAAACAGGAAATTTTAGAAATGTATTTAAATAAAGTTTATTACTCAGACAGCATTTATGGCGTGGCTAGAGCCGCGGAATATTATTTTGGAAAGACGGATTTAAAAGACTTGACGCTTCCTGAAGCGGCTTTGCTTGCGGGAATGCCGCAAAGCCCAAACAACTACAACCCATATGACCATCCGGAAGCTGCGAAAAAGCGCCGGGATCTTGTGTTATCGCTAATGGCAAAACATGGCTTTATCACAAAAGAGGAAGCGGAAAAAGCAAAGCAAGTACCGATCAAATCGATGCTGGTTGAACGAAAAAAACACGATAACTCTATTCCGTATGACTCGTTTATCGATGAAGTTATTAAAGAAGTTACCGATCAAGCGAATGTTAACGTGTTTGAAGATGGATTAAAAATTTATACGACGCTAGACCAAGATGCGCAAAAACATGTGGAGGATTTATTAAATTCCGATACGTTGTTTACAGATAAAAAAGACTTGCAGTCGGCAATCGCGCTAGTTGATACAAAAACAGGCGAAATTCGCGCGCTTGGCGGCGGACGCCATCGCGAAAAGGTAACGTTTGGGTTTAACTATGCGATTCAACCAGTCGGTCAGCCTGGATCATCCATTAAGCCAATTTTAGATTACGGTCCGGCAATTGAATACTTAAAATGGTCGACTGCCCATCAAATCGTCGATGAACCATACTCTTACTCTAACGGAAAGCCGATACGAAATGCTGATAGAAAATATTTAGGTCCGATGACCATACGCTATGCTTTGGCAAAATCCCGCAACATTCCAGCGTTAAAAGCGCTTCAAGCTGTTGGAAAAGAGCGTGCAAAAGAATTTGCTAACAGACTCGGCATGGGATTGGACGAAGTGCATGAAGCGTATGCGATTGGCGGATTGGAAAACCGTGTTTCTCCATTGCAAATGGCTGGAGCTTATAGTGCTTTTGGCAATAATGGGGTATATATTAAGCCGCACGCTGTCACGAAAATCGTCTTTCCGGACGGCACAGAGATGAACTTAAAACCAAAACCGAAAAAAGTGATGAAAGATTATACAGCGTACATGATTACAGATATGTTAAAATCGGTTGTCCAATACGGAACGGGTACGCTTGCGAACGTTCCAGGGCTTCATGTTGCCGGCAAAACGGGAACGACGAACTATCCTAGCGAAGTGGCGAGAAAATACGGTCTATCTGAACGCGCCGTACCGGACAGCTGGTTTGTCGGCTATACACCAAACTATACGGCAGCGGTTTGGACCGGATTCAGCAAACGCAGCAGCACCGCTGATTTATCACAATATGAGCAGAAGATTTCACGCCTTTTATTTAAACAGGTCATTTCCTACGTAGATGATGGCGGCAGCGATTTTAAAATGCCGAATAGCGTTGTAAAACTGCCGATTAAAAAAGGCACTAATCCGCCAAAACTAGCAAGCAAATATACGCCAGAAAGCGAAATTAGTTACGAATGTTTCGTCAGAGGAACGGAACCGACAGAAACAGCGAAAGACGAACCGGAAACATTGCCATCAGTAACGAATTTGCAAGCGGCGTATAACGCGGAAACAAACTCCATTTCTGTTTCATGGAACTATAGCAACGACAACGCCATCTTTGAAGTTCGTATAAAAAATGACAAAGGCGAGCAAAATGTCGTTACGACAAGAGAAAAAGCGATTACTGTCAATAATCCAACACCAGGCACTTACACATTCGCCGTTTACGCAAAAGATGGAAAAATCCAAAGCAAACCAGCATTGACTAGCGTACGAGTGCCAGGGGAAGAACAAAACCAACAAGGAGAGGAAAATCAAGATCAAACTTCTCCTTCTGATCAAACAAATCAAGGTGAAAATATCGAACAACAACCAAATGAAAATAATAATAATGGAACTAACGAGGACAGCAATAACAATGATAATAGCAATAATAATGGCAATTCTGATGGCACTACTTCCCCGACGCCGCCATCTACCAATCCGACAACTCCTCCGCCGCAAAATAATAACAACAATGGCGGAGGAAACAATGGAAATACCCCGCCTAACAACGGGGGAAATAACGGCAATACCCCTCCTAATGGGGCAAATAATGGTAATACTCATAATACCCAGCATAACAACGCTATTGGAACCAATCCTTATCGTTCCAATGTCATAAAACAAGAAAGTGAAAATTAA
- a CDS encoding YpoC family protein — translation MMRIPNEFVHPLFFREGEVMKIKDEKPFPHMMKIVYFYYDMIEREPFPWSNIEQSIPAVLQLWNEEKEMLEGCFAKRDRRSARAPMIRGLSYLLSCLFWLNGRRVKNVRHWQEEIRALPLKPVNCPERLQFVFDRCDIYHSFIQLSELFEETAKLAYKQMAINKRMSR, via the coding sequence ATGATGCGCATACCAAATGAGTTTGTGCATCCATTGTTTTTTCGTGAAGGAGAAGTCATGAAAATAAAAGATGAGAAGCCTTTTCCGCATATGATGAAAATCGTTTATTTTTATTATGATATGATCGAACGCGAACCGTTTCCTTGGAGCAATATCGAACAATCGATTCCTGCAGTGCTTCAGTTGTGGAATGAGGAGAAAGAAATGTTAGAGGGCTGTTTTGCCAAGCGCGACCGGCGTTCTGCTCGCGCCCCAATGATTCGCGGGCTTTCTTATTTGCTTTCTTGTTTATTTTGGCTAAATGGAAGGCGAGTAAAAAACGTGCGTCATTGGCAAGAAGAAATACGTGCGCTGCCGCTGAAGCCGGTAAATTGTCCGGAACGACTTCAATTTGTTTTTGACCGTTGTGATATATATCATTCGTTTATTCAGTTGAGCGAATTATTTGAGGAAACAGCAAAATTAGCGTACAAACAAATGGCAATAAACAAAAGGATGTCTCGATAG
- the nth gene encoding endonuclease III, translated as MLTKQQIRYCLDKMGEMFPDAHCELVHRNPFELLIAVVLSAQCTDALVNKVTKHLFEKYKTPEDYVSVPLEELQQDIRSIGLYRNKAKNIQKLCAILMEKYNGEVPKDRDELMKLPGVGRKTANVVVSVAFGIPAIAVDTHVERVSKRLGFCRWNDSVLEVEKTLMKKIPKEEWSITHHRMIFFGRYHCKAQSPQCHVCPLLDLCREGKKRMRKRGTNDAHTK; from the coding sequence ATGCTTACGAAACAACAAATTCGCTATTGCTTGGATAAAATGGGAGAAATGTTTCCCGACGCACATTGTGAGTTAGTGCACCGGAATCCGTTTGAGTTATTAATTGCTGTCGTCTTATCCGCCCAATGTACGGACGCATTAGTCAATAAAGTAACAAAACATTTATTTGAAAAATACAAAACTCCAGAAGACTATGTATCTGTCCCTCTTGAAGAATTGCAGCAAGATATTCGCTCGATTGGTCTTTATCGCAACAAAGCGAAAAATATTCAAAAATTATGCGCGATATTAATGGAAAAATATAATGGAGAAGTGCCGAAAGATCGCGATGAGCTAATGAAATTACCGGGAGTTGGACGGAAAACGGCGAATGTGGTTGTTTCTGTCGCCTTTGGCATACCAGCCATTGCCGTGGATACGCATGTTGAGCGCGTCAGCAAACGGCTCGGTTTTTGCCGGTGGAATGATTCTGTGTTAGAAGTCGAGAAAACATTAATGAAAAAAATCCCAAAAGAAGAATGGTCCATTACACATCATCGCATGATTTTTTTTGGCCGTTATCATTGTAAAGCACAGTCTCCGCAATGTCACGTTTGTCCGCTTCTTGATTTATGCCGGGAAGGAAAAAAGCGAATGCGCAAAAGGGGGACAAATGATGCGCATACCAAATGA
- a CDS encoding DnaD domain-containing protein, translating into MDKKKMAEWLSQGSFAIPKLLLNHYKHLGLSETEFVLLLHMHSFIEEGILFPTPAELAEKMTVTPSECMEMLRKLLQKGFISIEEHMDEREIRSEKYSLQPLWEKLVHYLYAESLKEEKQERQEEEESLYTVFEQEFGRPLSPFECETLSMWIDQDGHSPLIIKAALREAVLSGKLNFRYIDRILFEWKKNGIRTIEQAQNYGRKFRKHQQSTKSIRPVQNEYKQTIPFFNWLDS; encoded by the coding sequence ATGGATAAAAAGAAAATGGCCGAATGGCTGTCGCAAGGAAGTTTTGCCATTCCAAAATTATTGTTGAATCACTATAAACATCTCGGTTTGTCTGAAACAGAATTCGTGCTATTATTACATATGCATTCCTTTATCGAAGAAGGAATTTTATTTCCTACTCCAGCTGAGTTAGCCGAAAAAATGACGGTCACTCCTTCCGAGTGCATGGAAATGCTTCGTAAATTGCTGCAAAAAGGGTTTATTTCGATTGAAGAGCATATGGATGAGCGGGAGATTCGCAGTGAAAAATATTCGCTGCAGCCGCTTTGGGAAAAGCTTGTTCATTATTTATACGCCGAGTCGCTTAAAGAAGAAAAACAAGAGCGGCAAGAGGAAGAGGAAAGTTTGTATACGGTGTTTGAACAAGAATTTGGCCGTCCTCTCTCTCCGTTTGAATGTGAAACATTATCGATGTGGATTGACCAGGACGGGCATAGTCCGCTCATCATTAAAGCAGCGCTTCGTGAAGCGGTGTTATCAGGAAAATTGAATTTCCGCTATATTGATCGTATTTTATTTGAATGGAAAAAGAACGGAATTCGCACGATCGAGCAGGCGCAAAATTACGGAAGAAAATTCCGAAAACATCAGCAATCAACGAAGTCGATTCGTCCTGTGCAAAATGAATATAAACAAACGATCCCATTTTTTAATTGGCTGGATTCATAA
- the asnS gene encoding asparagine--tRNA ligase, translated as MKTTIAEVKNYVGQEVTIGAWLANKRSSGKIAFLQLRDGTGFIQGVVEKSKVAEDVFKIAKSITQETSLYVTGTVRVDERSPFGYELSVTNLEIIHEAVDYPITPKEHGVEFLMDHRHLWLRSRRQHAIMKIRNEVIRATYEFFNNHGFVKVDPPILTGSAPEGTTELFHTKYFDEDAYLSQSGQLYMEAAAMALGKVFSFGPTFRAEKSKTRRHLIEFWMIEPEMAFYEFEDNLKLQEEYVSHIVQSVLKNCQLELKTLGRDTTKLELVKPPFPRITYDEAIQLLHDKGFNDIQWGDDFGAPHETAIAESFDKPVFITHYPTTLKPFYMQPDPNRPEVVLCADLIAPEGYGEIIGGSERIHDYELLKQRLEEHHLPLDAYKWYLELRQYGSVPHSGFGLGLERTIAWICGVDHVRETIPFPRLLNRLYP; from the coding sequence GTGAAAACAACGATTGCAGAGGTAAAAAATTACGTAGGACAAGAAGTAACCATTGGCGCTTGGCTTGCCAACAAGCGTTCTAGCGGAAAAATAGCCTTTTTGCAACTACGTGATGGGACAGGCTTTATTCAGGGAGTTGTCGAAAAATCAAAAGTAGCGGAAGACGTTTTTAAGATTGCCAAATCCATCACGCAAGAAACATCGTTATACGTCACAGGAACGGTGCGTGTCGATGAACGTTCTCCATTCGGTTATGAACTTTCCGTAACAAACTTAGAAATTATCCATGAAGCGGTTGATTATCCGATTACTCCGAAAGAACACGGCGTAGAGTTTTTAATGGACCATCGCCATCTTTGGCTTCGGTCGCGCCGTCAGCACGCGATTATGAAAATTCGTAATGAAGTGATTCGCGCAACATATGAATTTTTCAACAATCATGGCTTTGTGAAAGTCGATCCGCCAATTTTGACTGGCAGTGCGCCGGAAGGAACGACGGAATTATTTCATACGAAATATTTTGATGAGGACGCCTATTTGTCACAAAGCGGCCAACTATACATGGAAGCAGCGGCAATGGCGCTCGGTAAAGTATTTTCGTTCGGCCCGACATTTCGTGCCGAAAAATCCAAAACGCGCCGCCATTTAATTGAATTTTGGATGATTGAACCAGAAATGGCATTTTACGAATTCGAAGATAACTTAAAACTTCAAGAGGAATACGTTTCGCATATCGTTCAATCTGTATTGAAAAATTGCCAACTAGAGTTAAAAACATTAGGACGTGACACGACGAAGCTCGAGCTTGTAAAACCGCCATTCCCGCGCATTACATACGATGAGGCGATCCAGCTTTTGCATGATAAAGGGTTTAACGACATTCAGTGGGGTGACGATTTTGGCGCACCTCATGAAACAGCGATTGCCGAAAGCTTTGATAAACCTGTATTTATTACGCATTATCCAACCACATTAAAACCATTTTATATGCAGCCGGACCCAAATCGTCCGGAAGTCGTGTTGTGTGCGGATTTAATTGCGCCAGAAGGCTACGGTGAAATTATTGGCGGCTCAGAGCGCATTCATGACTATGAACTATTAAAGCAACGCTTAGAAGAACATCATTTGCCGCTTGATGCGTATAAATGGTACTTAGAATTACGGCAATACGGTTCCGTGCCTCACTCTGGATTTGGACTTGGTCTAGAGCGTACCATTGCTTGGATTTGCGGCGTCGATCATGTTCGCGAAACGATTCCGTTTCCACGTTTGCTCAATCGTCTTTATCCGTAA
- a CDS encoding pyridoxal phosphate-dependent aminotransferase gives MKLSKRVASLTPSATLAITAKAKELKAAGYDVIGLGAGEPDFNTPQHIIDAAVKAMNEGYTKYTPSGGLPALKEEIIKKFEKDQQLRYEPSEIIVCVGAKYALYTLFQAILDEGDEVIIPTPYWVSYPEQVKLAGGVPVYVEGLEENQFKITPEQLKAAITERTKAVIINSPSNPTGMIYTEEELKALGEVCLEHDILVVSDEIYEKLVYGNARHVSIAQLSPELKAQTVIINGLSKSHSMTGWRIGYAAGNKEIIKAMTNLASHSTSNPTSIAQYAAIAAYSGPQEPMEEMRKAFEERLNIIYEKLIQIPGFTCVKPQGAFYLFPNAREAAQMAGYDTVDQLVEALLEEANVALVPGSGFGAPDNVRLSYATSLDVLEKAVERIKQFMEQKLQRS, from the coding sequence ATGAAACTTTCAAAAAGGGTTGCTTCACTCACGCCATCCGCGACATTAGCAATTACGGCAAAGGCAAAAGAACTAAAAGCAGCAGGCTATGATGTGATCGGCTTAGGCGCGGGCGAGCCGGATTTTAACACGCCGCAGCATATTATTGACGCAGCCGTAAAGGCGATGAATGAAGGATATACGAAATATACGCCATCAGGTGGTCTGCCAGCTCTAAAGGAAGAAATTATTAAGAAGTTCGAAAAAGATCAGCAGCTTCGTTATGAGCCGTCAGAAATTATTGTTTGTGTTGGAGCAAAATACGCGTTGTATACATTGTTTCAAGCTATTTTAGACGAAGGGGATGAAGTGATCATCCCGACTCCATATTGGGTTAGCTATCCAGAGCAAGTGAAGCTTGCTGGCGGTGTGCCAGTTTATGTCGAGGGGCTGGAAGAAAATCAATTTAAAATCACACCAGAACAGTTAAAAGCGGCGATTACGGAGCGGACAAAAGCGGTGATTATCAATTCGCCAAGCAATCCGACGGGAATGATTTATACGGAAGAGGAGTTAAAAGCGCTTGGCGAAGTTTGCTTAGAGCATGACATTTTGGTCGTTTCCGATGAAATTTATGAGAAATTGGTGTACGGAAACGCGAGACACGTATCGATCGCGCAATTGTCGCCGGAGTTAAAAGCGCAAACCGTCATCATTAATGGCTTGTCCAAATCGCATTCAATGACGGGATGGCGGATTGGATATGCGGCGGGAAATAAAGAAATTATCAAGGCGATGACCAATCTTGCCAGCCATAGCACATCCAACCCGACCTCGATTGCGCAATATGCGGCCATTGCCGCGTACAGCGGCCCACAAGAGCCGATGGAAGAAATGCGCAAAGCGTTTGAAGAACGATTAAATATTATTTACGAAAAACTGATCCAAATTCCAGGGTTTACTTGTGTGAAACCACAAGGGGCGTTTTATTTGTTCCCGAACGCTCGTGAAGCGGCGCAAATGGCTGGTTATGATACGGTGGACCAATTGGTTGAAGCACTGTTGGAAGAGGCAAACGTTGCGCTTGTACCAGGCTCTGGATTTGGCGCGCCAGACAATGTTCGTTTGTCTTATGCCACTTCGCTCGATGTATTGGAAAAAGCGGTGGAACGCATCAAACAGTTTATGGAACAAAAACTTCAGCGCTCATGA
- a CDS encoding PepSY domain-containing protein: MFIGKNKQGKKYIVWVPEKKGKIVIKRAKSGITESEAIAKLKAERHPKKLISAKLGMEKGVPLWELTYIDQYDRYSFYYLSFTDGTFLKRYSFQQ; this comes from the coding sequence GTGTTTATCGGCAAGAATAAGCAAGGGAAAAAATATATTGTTTGGGTTCCAGAAAAGAAAGGGAAAATTGTTATAAAACGAGCGAAAAGCGGTATTACGGAATCGGAAGCGATCGCAAAATTAAAAGCGGAGCGTCATCCGAAAAAGCTCATTTCCGCTAAGCTTGGTATGGAAAAGGGCGTACCTCTTTGGGAGTTGACATATATTGATCAATATGATCGCTATTCGTTTTACTACTTAAGTTTTACTGACGGAACATTTTTAAAGAGGTACAGCTTTCAACAATGA
- a CDS encoding DUF5590 domain-containing protein, with the protein MKKWGVLLFIFLCLGVWQAISVYQDALMPKQSLEEKALERAKEKIAFTQIERTYTYYGEKNLYCVYRQE; encoded by the coding sequence ATGAAAAAATGGGGCGTTTTACTTTTCATTTTTTTATGCCTTGGAGTTTGGCAGGCGATATCCGTTTATCAAGATGCTTTGATGCCGAAACAGTCATTGGAGGAAAAAGCGTTAGAACGCGCGAAAGAAAAAATTGCTTTCACGCAGATTGAGCGCACTTATACATACTATGGCGAAAAAAACTTATATTGTGTTTATCGGCAAGAATAA
- a CDS encoding YpmA family protein, which yields MESKIEVLATVKIQHSEDLYKIVDCLNRTLKRDNLMFGLALDENDKKQAIFTIYRT from the coding sequence ATGGAAAGTAAAATTGAAGTGCTCGCTACCGTAAAAATCCAACATTCCGAGGACTTGTATAAAATTGTTGATTGTCTGAACCGAACATTGAAACGAGACAATCTTATGTTTGGACTAGCTTTGGATGAAAATGATAAAAAGCAGGCTATTTTTACTATTTATCGCACGTAA